A window of Plasmodium malariae genome assembly, chromosome: 5 contains these coding sequences:
- the PmUG01_05010100 gene encoding PIR protein: protein SSWFQGYRDFSSKTGNICTDEIKIIHQDVLNKLKQLYSYYDNFSTFNGKDNDSDGNICESVRECYNFYNNNYKECQQNSNDPFCEELINFKNAYDDKMNKFTPCEGLPKILPQIEQTSTQILPPTEDVDYVFVPILTTSIVLLMSFTIFFLYKFTPLKSWIYYRLRKKKIIELNKFQEALSESLQNLHVVVNRNCEVSSHNITYQPQGDT, encoded by the exons tcaagTTGGTTTCAGGGATATAGAGATTTTTCGTCCAAAACAGGAAATATATGCACAgacgaaataaaaattattcatcaagatgttttaaataaactTAAACAATTATATAGCTATTATGATAATTTCAGCACATTTAATGGTAAAGACAATGACTCCGATGGTAATATTTGTGAAAGTGTTAGAGAATGTTATAActtttataacaataattacAAAGAATGTCAACAAAATAGCAATGACCCTTTTTGTGAGGAGTTAATCAATTTTAAGAATGCATATgatgataaaatgaataaattcaCTCCATGCGAAGGTTTGCCAAAAATATTACCACAAATAGAACAAACTTCAACACAAATATTACCACCTACAGAAGATGTAGATTACGTATTTGTTCCCATTTTAACAACATCTATCGTATTACTAATGTCTTtcactatattttttttatataag TTTACTCCACTGAAATCTTGGATATATTATCgtttacgaaaaaaaaaaattattgaactTAACAAATTTCAAGAAGCATTGAGCGAATCCTTACAAAACCTTCATGTAGTAGTAAATAGGAATTGTGAAGTAAGTTCTCATAATATAACCTATCAACCTCAAGGAGACACTTGA
- the PmUG01_05010400 gene encoding fam-m protein: MYIKEQNIKTLFLIKISMLILFTWLCHFINDMNGFIKSSDESYTLGRVLKKRTYRLLAEYKEGKGSNIVVLKDMPNYKECKNKDKSNNKKGGILKNGKPNKSLSKKRFYIKLTDYNDGMYDKKYLNFEKKWIRKNDYEIFQEQNKRISDKNLKKIKFRSYGFAVAVFFLFFLFGIGFPILQGLELLKPLQTQLLGLLTIFSFNPTAVQDYICSIFYGVLIIILAIVIITTIPKILINNEEYKKFKLMNVQKEQ; the protein is encoded by the exons ATGTATATCAAGGAACAAAATATCAAAACtctgtttttaattaaaatttctatgcttattctttttacttGGTTATGCCATTTTATAAATGACAtg aATGGGTTTATCAAGTCTTCGGATGAGAGTTACACTCTTGGTagagttttaaaaaaaagaacctATAGATTACTAGCTGAATATAAAGAGGGTAAGGGCTCAAATATTGTAGTATTAAAAGATATGCCAAATTATAAAGagtgtaaaaataaagataaatctaataataaaaaagggggAATACTGAAAAATGGGAAACCCAATAAATCATTAAGTAAGAAGAGATTCTATATAAAACTTACGGATTATAATGATGGAAtgtatgataaaaaatatttaaattttgaaaaaaaatggattagaaaaaatgattatgAGATCTTCCAAGAAcagaataaaagaattagtgataaaaatttaaaaaaaataaaatttagaagtTACGGATTTGCAGTtgctgttttttttctttttttcttgtttggAATAGGATTCCCTATATTACAAGGTTTGGAGCTGCTGAAGCCTCTACAGACGCAGCTTTTAGGGCTActaacaattttttctttcaatcCTACTGCAGTACAAGACTATATTTGTTCAATATTTTATGGAgtacttattattattttagcTATCGTAATTATAACAACTATACCTAAGatcttaataaataatgaagaatataaaaaatttaagttaaTGAATGTACAAAAAGAACAATGA
- the PmUG01_05010700 gene encoding fam-l protein, which translates to MKIIIFFKFSIFMFVTWMYYFNKDKITFDNSSNGNCIFDSKLNTRTHRLLGKCRQPKNLSALELKENKKNIGMLKKGDISNNEKGATTKITELNGSLLSNTEGCKQANKNKSCIFETKKYSRFESKIFKELDYLDFLKNNRTISDKTYKKVICKKYGLRFALPILLILFFIAVLMIDLTMGLISPEKGGLWYHIGLWDHIKSLSGIVKELNSYLPSWLTQCASWNSDHHPVGESNECTEFCTLNNLFGIVVYFLPFIILGITLILRVVYYHKKVKKYEKIKFRKR; encoded by the exons atgaaaataattattttctttaaattttctatcTTTATGTTTGTAACTTGGATGTACTATTTTAACAAAGATAAA attacGTTCGACAACTCCTCAAACGGCAATTGCATATTTGACAGTAAATTAAATACAAGAACTCATCGATTATTAGGAAAATGTAGGCAGCCTAAGAATTTAAGTGCTCTAgagttaaaagaaaataaaaaaaatattggaaTGCTTAAGAAAGGagatatatcaaataatgaaaagggGGCCACAACAAAAATAACAGAATTAAATGGAAGTTTATTAAGTAATACAGAAGGATGTAAACAagctaataaaaataaatcgtgtatatttgaaacaaaaaaatattctcgTTTTGAatcaaaaattttcaaagaaCTGGATTATTtagattttcttaaaaataataggaCAATTAGCGATAAGacttataaaaaagtaatatgtaaaaaatatggacTACGATTTGCTTTACCTATATTGTTGatcctattttttatagcTGTACTCATGATAGATTTAACAATGGGTTTAATATCTCCTGAAAAAGGGGGATTGTGGTATCATATAGGTTTGTGGGACCATATAAAATCGTTATCGGGAATTGTAAAGGAATTGAATTCATATTTACCATCATGGCTGACTCAATGCGCATCATGGAACTCCGATCACCATCCAGTTGGCGAAAGTAATGAATGTACTGAATTTTGTaccttaaataatttatttggtATTGTAGTGTATTTCTTAcctttcattatattagGTATAACCCTCATATTAAGGGTTGTTTActaccataaaaaagttaagaaatatgaaaaaattaagtttaggaaaagataa
- the PmUG01_05010500 gene encoding STP1 protein has translation MDNCITSYSTFHGLTVWSYVVKPTFKAIQDYIQNKTSTLKNEKNKQTFRQECLGLADYLINKKVAPRFENQTMWELALKHWLKRYYNNLTNHHGGCPMILEKKDKEILQLKYQEEDFCDKRRTDLNQIKALKKNYPSNCTNEYLMKCREYKEWLEDRKFYFEKNKNLFKHCYETKKKSTCNIMDEETFKESPECSSSYIDKNCNFVSEKKVSDTQMEAPVKDQDLSTPHAENEGTHAPDETDNETKQQIYHDSQTQLQESSSFELLDEQRVAEEIPGPSSAQEETSIPNTGTKNKYQVTQVDPALPKIVPESEESPPDNAPSSPTLSVLPSRFPLSSKLSKIPGMIKKKKKIKRRHVKFLRLLLPSFSKNKSKFLTDDHLEHPIYDEKEIVKKIKINEFKKNINLPNRKKDRSKTIIEVHMEVLEVCRNEEWENNKEEFLKICIDEFTKKEYNAYPNLKNDNLITENIKSSNDITKQNILWNKWIERHRYISEKLKKQDWFNNLKNEWKKELAYMQEMVKLKIKSSNENHKVLFLEREKDIWKQWISKKGTIIEQYLEHECFNESSEDFHNISDEYLNEDTKNYVSLMNIEEFQIKENYEEFYKYAKRKLVRKLCILVFMTILEECKKEVNFENKKSYFDSSLNELKKRLSSDKMPEITENIIEYNSNDLGYIQNKEIHAHIGNDSFRNEIENLIREDNVYRNSVVNYGALDKSDEIEEKQIL, from the exons ATGGACAATTGTATAACATCG taTTCGACTTTCCACGGTTTGACGGTATGGAGTTACGTTGTAAAACCCACATTTAAAGCTATTCAAGactatatacaaaataaaacttctaccttaaaaaatgagaaaaataaacaaacattTAGGCAAGAATGCTTAGGATTGGCTGATTAcctaattaataaaaaggttGCACCAAGATTTGAGAATCAAACAATGTGGGAACTAGCATTAAAGCATTGGTTGAAACGTTACTATAATAATCTAACTAATCATCATGGAGGATGTCCTATGATTTTagagaaaaaagataaagaaattttacaattaaaatatcaAGAAGAAGATTTCTGTGATAAAAGAAGGACAGATCTGAATCAAATAAAAgcgttaaaaaaaaattacccAAGTAATTGTACtaatgaatatttaatgaaatgtAGAGAATATAAGGAATGGCTTGAGGATAGGAAGTTTtactttgaaaaaaataaaaatctcTTTAAACATTGttatgaaacaaaaaaaaaatccacATGTAACATAATGGATGAAGAAACTTTTAAAGAATCTCCTGAATGCTCATCCTCCTACATagataaaaattgtaattttgTATCTGAGAAAAAGGTTAGCGATACACAAATGGAAGCTCCAGTTAAAGATCAAGATTTATCAACACCTCATGCAGAAAACGAAGGCACACATGCTCCAGATGAAACTGATAATGAGACTAAACAGCAGATTTATCATGATTCACAAACTCAACTTCAAGAATCGTCGTCATTCGAGCTTTTAGATGAGCAACGTGTAGCTGAAGAAATTCCAGGCCCATCATCTGCACAAGAAGAAACGTCAATACCTAATACAGgaactaaaaataaatatcaaGTAACACAAGTAGATCCTGCATTACCAAAAATAGTTCCCGAAAGCGAAGAATCTCCTCCTGATAATGCTCCGTCATCTCCTACCTTATCAGTTCTTCCATCAAGATTTCCTCTTAGTTCTAAACTCTCTAAAATTCCAG gaatgattaaaaaaaaaaaaaaaataaaacgaagGCACGTGAAATTCTTGAGATTACTATTACCTTCATTTTCTAAAAACAAAAGTAAGTTTTTAACAGATGATCATTTAGAACACCCaatatatgatgaaaaagaaatcgtaaaaaaaattaaaataaatgaatttaaaaaaaatataaacttgCCAAATCGAAAAAAAGACAGATCCAAAACCATAATAGAAGTACATATGGAAGTACTCGAAGTATGCAGAAATGAAGAATGGGAAAACAACAAAGAagaattcttaaaaatatgcatagaTGAGTTcacaaaaaaggaatataatgCCTATcctaatttaaaaaatgataatttaataacagaaaatattaaaagtagcAATGATattacaaaacaaaatattctatggaataaatggatagaaaggcatagatatatttctgaaaaattgaaaaaacaggattggtttaataatttaaaaaatgaatggaaaaaagaacTAGCTTATATGCAAGAAatggtaaaattaaaaataaaatcttcTAATGAAAATCACAAAGTTCTATTTttagaaagagaaaaagatatatggaAACAATGGATATCAAAAAAGGGTACTATTATAGAGCAATATTTGGAACATGAATGCTTCAATGAATCCTCAGAGGATTTTCACAATATATCAGATGAATATCTAAATGAAGAtactaaaaattatgtatcaTTAATGAATATAGAAGAATTCCAAATCAAggaaaattatgaagaattctataaatatgcaaaacGAAAATTAGTAAGAAAGCTATGTATTCTAGTTTTTATGACGATATTAGAAGAATGTAAAAAGGAGGTGAACtttgaaaataagaaatcaTATTTCGATAGTTCCTTAAATGAActgaaaaaaagattaagtTCAGATAAAATGCCAGAAATtacagaaaatataattgaatATAACAGCAATGATTTAggatatatacaaaataaagaaatccATGCTCATATAGGAAATGATAGTTTCAGGAATGAGATAGAAAACTTGATAAGAGAAGATAACGTATATAGAAATTCTGTAGTTAACTATGGGGCACTAGACAAATCTGAtgaaatagaagaaaaacagatattataa
- the PmUG01_05010600 gene encoding tryptophan-rich protein: MKSILFFVSASAVIFKLSSTSESVNGCFSGICSGKTKPALCKSYTTSEDMPIAYLRQTIEKNILSEESRKTFDWELWLRKQEKEMIEDFEKEHAALLKNKNEAFNNFLNRLEEKWSHYNPRMHEEYQSDLYDVCSNWSDDEWIEWFRTRGLDYIISDFESWFNENINVSAYNKIMTSKLTNWSKRKKCEWNSDPNRYYEALYWIRWNEKALYEDPDINIKVSAYLYWVKRKKNEKKQWDRLIKRFKKKYVDYKNSALTQWCKKTTGAYNNWLTSFYINWIENKYWNWWIIEKKMK, from the exons atGAAATCAATACTCTTTTTTGTATCAGCTTCCGctgttatatttaaattatcttcTACCTCTGAAAGTGTTAATGGTTGCTTTAGTGgg ataTGTAGTGGAAAAACAAAACCTGCACTTTGTAAATCTTATACTACTTCTGAAGATATGCCAATAGCATATTTAAGACAAACGATAGAGAAAAACATTCTATCAGAAGAATCACGTAAAACATTTGATTGGGAATTATGGTTGAGGAAAcaggaaaaagaaatgataGAAGATTTTGAAAAGGAACATGCTGCTTtgttaaaaaacaaaaatgaagcatttaataattttttgaacaGATTAGAGGAAAAATGGTCGCATTATAATCCCAGAATGCACGAAGAATATCAGTCAGATCTTTATGATGTATGTTCTAACTGGAGTGACGATGAATGGATAGAGTGGTTCAGAACACGTGGATTagattatataatatcaGATTTTGAAAGTTGGTTCaacgaaaatataaatgtgtccgcctacaataaaattatgacaTCCAAATTGACTAACTGGAGTAAAAGGAAGAAATGTGAATGGAATTCAGATCCAAATAGATATTACGAAGCGCTTTATTGGATACGTTGGAATGAAAAAGCATTATATGAAGATCcagatattaatataaaagtttCAGCCTATTTATATTgggtaaaaagaaaaaaaaatgaaaagaaacaGTGGGACCGTTTAATTAAgcgttttaaaaaaaaatatgtagatTATAAAAACTCAGCGTTGACACAGTGGTGCAAAAAAACTACGGGGGCTTATAATAATTGGTTAACatccttttatataaattggatagaaaataaatactGGAATTGGTggattatagaaaaaaagatgaaatag